The following are encoded together in the Populus trichocarpa isolate Nisqually-1 chromosome 5, P.trichocarpa_v4.1, whole genome shotgun sequence genome:
- the LOC7479170 gene encoding aldehyde dehydrogenase family 3 member H1 isoform X1, translated as MFLDSLPFVTVLRNSVVDAGVRRSFSSSYPKKTNQKQEATLSFPRSGPIRKSLCVCLSPSAIPPVMTEGKKQPFDANEAPSLVKELKESFRTGRTRSYEWRVSQLKGIEKMVEEREKDISEALYKDLSKPEFEAFVSEIAAVKSSCEEALKELKQWMKPEKAKTSMTAYPSSAEIVSEPLGAVLVISTWNYPFLLSIDPVIGAIAAGNAVVLKPSEIAPVTSSLLSELFEEYLDSSAVRVVEGAVPETAALLEQKWDKIFYTGSPRVGRIVMTAAAKHLTPVVLELGGKCPVVVDSDVDLQVTARRIIAGKWQLNNGQACISVDYIIATKDFAPKLIDALRNGIEEFFGADPMESKYISRIVSSNHFSRLERLLDEYKVFNKIVVGGQRNQKKLKIAPTIFLDVPEDSQLMQEEIFGPLLPIITVENVKDSIDLINSKPEPLVAYLFTNNQKLRNDFVQNVSCGGMVINDTVLHVTVSSLPFGGVGESGMGSYHGKFSFDAFSHKKAVLYRSFSGDSPVRYPPYTPENKKLMRAVMNGGIFDIILALMGWSRD; from the exons ATGTTTCTTGACTCTTTACCTTTTGTTACCGTCCTGCGGAACAGTGTGGTTGATGCTGGTGTGAGGAGAAGTTTCTCCAGCAGTTATCCAAAGAAGACTAATCAGAAGCAGGAAGCTACCCTTTCCTTCCCTCGCTCAGGCCCCATTCGTAAATCTCTCTGTGTTTGCCTCTC ccCTTCTGCGATTCCACCGGTAATGACAGAGGGAAAGAAGCAACCTTTTGATGCCAATGAAGCTCCTTCGCTAGTTAAGGAACTTAAAGAAAGCTTCAGAACTGGAAGGACAAGGAGTTATGAATGGCGAGTGTCACAATTGAAGGGTATTGAAAAGATGGTCGAGGAAAGGGAGAAGGATATTTCGGAAGCCCTTTATAAGGACCTCTCAAAGCCTGAGTTTGAAGCCTTTGTTTCTGAG ATTGCTGCGGTAAAATCGTCTTGCGAGGAGGCACTTAAAGAATTGAAACAATGGATGAAGCCAGAAAAG GCCAAAACTTCAATGACAGCCTATCCTTCTTCAGCAGAAATTGTGTCAGAACCTCTGGGAGCTGTGTTGGTAATCTCAACTTGGAACTACCCGTTTT TGCTGTCAATTGATCCAGTAATAGGAGCTATTGCAGCTGGAAATGCTGTGGTATTGAAACCATCAGAAATTGCTCCAGTCACATCTTCACTGCTTTCAGAATTATTTGAGGAATATCTAGACAGCTCTGCTGTTAGAGTTGTCGAGGGAGCCGTTCCTGAAACGGCTGCATTACTTGAGCAGAAGTGGGACAAGATATTCTACACAG gcaGTCCAAGAGTAGGGCGCATTGTGATGACTGCTGCAGCAAAGCACCTTACTCCTGTTGTCCTAGAACTTGGAGGAAAGTGTCCAGTTGTTGTTGATTCTGATGTTGACTTACAA GTTACTGCAAGGAGGATTATAGCTGGGAAGTGGCAACTGAACAATGGACAAGCTTGTATTAGTGTTGATTATATCATAGCAACAAAAGATTTTGCCCCAAAGTTG ATAGATGCACTACGGAACGGAATAGAAGAATTTTTTGGAGCAGATCCAATGGAATCGAAATACATATCCCGTATTGTGAGTTCAAACCATTTTTCACGTTTGGAAAGACTCTTAGATGAGTACAAGGTTTTCAACAAAATTGTGGTTGGAGGCCAAAGGAATCAGAAGAAACT AAAGATCGCTCCAACCATATTCTTGGATGTTCCTGAAGACTCTCAACTGATGCAGGAAGAGATATTTGGGCCATTGCTTCCTATTATCACT GTTGAAAATGTGAAAGACAGTATTGATCTGATAAATTCGAAACCAGAGCCTCTTGTCGCATATCTCTTCACCAATAACCAGAAGCTAAGGAATGACTTCGTGCAAAATGTCTCCTGTGGAGGAATGGTTATCAATGACACCGTGCTGCAT GTTACAGTTTCCAGTTTACCCTTTGGAGGAGTTGGGGAGAGTGGAATGGGATCATACCAtggtaaattttcttttgatgctTTCAGTCACAAGAAGGCAGTTCTATACAGAAGTTTTAGTGGAGATTCACCTGTCAGATACCCACCATATACACCAGAAAATAAGAAGTTGATGAGGGCTGTGATGAATGGTGgcatatttgatataattcttGCTTTGATGGGATGGTCTAGAGATTGA
- the LOC7479170 gene encoding aldehyde dehydrogenase family 3 member I1, chloroplastic isoform X4: MVEEREKDISEALYKDLSKPEFEAFVSEIAAVKSSCEEALKELKQWMKPEKAKTSMTAYPSSAEIVSEPLGAVLVISTWNYPFLLSIDPVIGAIAAGNAVVLKPSEIAPVTSSLLSELFEEYLDSSAVRVVEGAVPETAALLEQKWDKIFYTGSPRVGRIVMTAAAKHLTPVVLELGGKCPVVVDSDVDLQVTARRIIAGKWQLNNGQACISVDYIIATKDFAPKLIDALRNGIEEFFGADPMESKYISRIVSSNHFSRLERLLDEYKVFNKIVVGGQRNQKKLKIAPTIFLDVPEDSQLMQEEIFGPLLPIITVENVKDSIDLINSKPEPLVAYLFTNNQKLRNDFVQNVSCGGMVINDTVLHVTVSSLPFGGVGESGMGSYHGKFSFDAFSHKKAVLYRSFSGDSPVRYPPYTPENKKLMRAVMNGGIFDIILALMGWSRD; this comes from the exons ATGGTCGAGGAAAGGGAGAAGGATATTTCGGAAGCCCTTTATAAGGACCTCTCAAAGCCTGAGTTTGAAGCCTTTGTTTCTGAG ATTGCTGCGGTAAAATCGTCTTGCGAGGAGGCACTTAAAGAATTGAAACAATGGATGAAGCCAGAAAAG GCCAAAACTTCAATGACAGCCTATCCTTCTTCAGCAGAAATTGTGTCAGAACCTCTGGGAGCTGTGTTGGTAATCTCAACTTGGAACTACCCGTTTT TGCTGTCAATTGATCCAGTAATAGGAGCTATTGCAGCTGGAAATGCTGTGGTATTGAAACCATCAGAAATTGCTCCAGTCACATCTTCACTGCTTTCAGAATTATTTGAGGAATATCTAGACAGCTCTGCTGTTAGAGTTGTCGAGGGAGCCGTTCCTGAAACGGCTGCATTACTTGAGCAGAAGTGGGACAAGATATTCTACACAG gcaGTCCAAGAGTAGGGCGCATTGTGATGACTGCTGCAGCAAAGCACCTTACTCCTGTTGTCCTAGAACTTGGAGGAAAGTGTCCAGTTGTTGTTGATTCTGATGTTGACTTACAA GTTACTGCAAGGAGGATTATAGCTGGGAAGTGGCAACTGAACAATGGACAAGCTTGTATTAGTGTTGATTATATCATAGCAACAAAAGATTTTGCCCCAAAGTTG ATAGATGCACTACGGAACGGAATAGAAGAATTTTTTGGAGCAGATCCAATGGAATCGAAATACATATCCCGTATTGTGAGTTCAAACCATTTTTCACGTTTGGAAAGACTCTTAGATGAGTACAAGGTTTTCAACAAAATTGTGGTTGGAGGCCAAAGGAATCAGAAGAAACT AAAGATCGCTCCAACCATATTCTTGGATGTTCCTGAAGACTCTCAACTGATGCAGGAAGAGATATTTGGGCCATTGCTTCCTATTATCACT GTTGAAAATGTGAAAGACAGTATTGATCTGATAAATTCGAAACCAGAGCCTCTTGTCGCATATCTCTTCACCAATAACCAGAAGCTAAGGAATGACTTCGTGCAAAATGTCTCCTGTGGAGGAATGGTTATCAATGACACCGTGCTGCAT GTTACAGTTTCCAGTTTACCCTTTGGAGGAGTTGGGGAGAGTGGAATGGGATCATACCAtggtaaattttcttttgatgctTTCAGTCACAAGAAGGCAGTTCTATACAGAAGTTTTAGTGGAGATTCACCTGTCAGATACCCACCATATACACCAGAAAATAAGAAGTTGATGAGGGCTGTGATGAATGGTGgcatatttgatataattcttGCTTTGATGGGATGGTCTAGAGATTGA
- the LOC7479170 gene encoding aldehyde dehydrogenase family 3 member H1 isoform X2, with translation MFLDSLPFVTVLRNSVVDAGVRRSFSSSYPKKTNQKQEATLSFPRSGPIQGKKQPFDANEAPSLVKELKESFRTGRTRSYEWRVSQLKGIEKMVEEREKDISEALYKDLSKPEFEAFVSEIAAVKSSCEEALKELKQWMKPEKAKTSMTAYPSSAEIVSEPLGAVLVISTWNYPFLLSIDPVIGAIAAGNAVVLKPSEIAPVTSSLLSELFEEYLDSSAVRVVEGAVPETAALLEQKWDKIFYTGSPRVGRIVMTAAAKHLTPVVLELGGKCPVVVDSDVDLQVTARRIIAGKWQLNNGQACISVDYIIATKDFAPKLIDALRNGIEEFFGADPMESKYISRIVSSNHFSRLERLLDEYKVFNKIVVGGQRNQKKLKIAPTIFLDVPEDSQLMQEEIFGPLLPIITVENVKDSIDLINSKPEPLVAYLFTNNQKLRNDFVQNVSCGGMVINDTVLHVTVSSLPFGGVGESGMGSYHGKFSFDAFSHKKAVLYRSFSGDSPVRYPPYTPENKKLMRAVMNGGIFDIILALMGWSRD, from the exons ATGTTTCTTGACTCTTTACCTTTTGTTACCGTCCTGCGGAACAGTGTGGTTGATGCTGGTGTGAGGAGAAGTTTCTCCAGCAGTTATCCAAAGAAGACTAATCAGAAGCAGGAAGCTACCCTTTCCTTCCCTCGCTCAGGCCCCATTC AGGGAAAGAAGCAACCTTTTGATGCCAATGAAGCTCCTTCGCTAGTTAAGGAACTTAAAGAAAGCTTCAGAACTGGAAGGACAAGGAGTTATGAATGGCGAGTGTCACAATTGAAGGGTATTGAAAAGATGGTCGAGGAAAGGGAGAAGGATATTTCGGAAGCCCTTTATAAGGACCTCTCAAAGCCTGAGTTTGAAGCCTTTGTTTCTGAG ATTGCTGCGGTAAAATCGTCTTGCGAGGAGGCACTTAAAGAATTGAAACAATGGATGAAGCCAGAAAAG GCCAAAACTTCAATGACAGCCTATCCTTCTTCAGCAGAAATTGTGTCAGAACCTCTGGGAGCTGTGTTGGTAATCTCAACTTGGAACTACCCGTTTT TGCTGTCAATTGATCCAGTAATAGGAGCTATTGCAGCTGGAAATGCTGTGGTATTGAAACCATCAGAAATTGCTCCAGTCACATCTTCACTGCTTTCAGAATTATTTGAGGAATATCTAGACAGCTCTGCTGTTAGAGTTGTCGAGGGAGCCGTTCCTGAAACGGCTGCATTACTTGAGCAGAAGTGGGACAAGATATTCTACACAG gcaGTCCAAGAGTAGGGCGCATTGTGATGACTGCTGCAGCAAAGCACCTTACTCCTGTTGTCCTAGAACTTGGAGGAAAGTGTCCAGTTGTTGTTGATTCTGATGTTGACTTACAA GTTACTGCAAGGAGGATTATAGCTGGGAAGTGGCAACTGAACAATGGACAAGCTTGTATTAGTGTTGATTATATCATAGCAACAAAAGATTTTGCCCCAAAGTTG ATAGATGCACTACGGAACGGAATAGAAGAATTTTTTGGAGCAGATCCAATGGAATCGAAATACATATCCCGTATTGTGAGTTCAAACCATTTTTCACGTTTGGAAAGACTCTTAGATGAGTACAAGGTTTTCAACAAAATTGTGGTTGGAGGCCAAAGGAATCAGAAGAAACT AAAGATCGCTCCAACCATATTCTTGGATGTTCCTGAAGACTCTCAACTGATGCAGGAAGAGATATTTGGGCCATTGCTTCCTATTATCACT GTTGAAAATGTGAAAGACAGTATTGATCTGATAAATTCGAAACCAGAGCCTCTTGTCGCATATCTCTTCACCAATAACCAGAAGCTAAGGAATGACTTCGTGCAAAATGTCTCCTGTGGAGGAATGGTTATCAATGACACCGTGCTGCAT GTTACAGTTTCCAGTTTACCCTTTGGAGGAGTTGGGGAGAGTGGAATGGGATCATACCAtggtaaattttcttttgatgctTTCAGTCACAAGAAGGCAGTTCTATACAGAAGTTTTAGTGGAGATTCACCTGTCAGATACCCACCATATACACCAGAAAATAAGAAGTTGATGAGGGCTGTGATGAATGGTGgcatatttgatataattcttGCTTTGATGGGATGGTCTAGAGATTGA
- the LOC7479170 gene encoding aldehyde dehydrogenase family 3 member I1, chloroplastic isoform X3, which translates to MTEGKKQPFDANEAPSLVKELKESFRTGRTRSYEWRVSQLKGIEKMVEEREKDISEALYKDLSKPEFEAFVSEIAAVKSSCEEALKELKQWMKPEKAKTSMTAYPSSAEIVSEPLGAVLVISTWNYPFLLSIDPVIGAIAAGNAVVLKPSEIAPVTSSLLSELFEEYLDSSAVRVVEGAVPETAALLEQKWDKIFYTGSPRVGRIVMTAAAKHLTPVVLELGGKCPVVVDSDVDLQVTARRIIAGKWQLNNGQACISVDYIIATKDFAPKLIDALRNGIEEFFGADPMESKYISRIVSSNHFSRLERLLDEYKVFNKIVVGGQRNQKKLKIAPTIFLDVPEDSQLMQEEIFGPLLPIITVENVKDSIDLINSKPEPLVAYLFTNNQKLRNDFVQNVSCGGMVINDTVLHVTVSSLPFGGVGESGMGSYHGKFSFDAFSHKKAVLYRSFSGDSPVRYPPYTPENKKLMRAVMNGGIFDIILALMGWSRD; encoded by the exons ATGACAGAGGGAAAGAAGCAACCTTTTGATGCCAATGAAGCTCCTTCGCTAGTTAAGGAACTTAAAGAAAGCTTCAGAACTGGAAGGACAAGGAGTTATGAATGGCGAGTGTCACAATTGAAGGGTATTGAAAAGATGGTCGAGGAAAGGGAGAAGGATATTTCGGAAGCCCTTTATAAGGACCTCTCAAAGCCTGAGTTTGAAGCCTTTGTTTCTGAG ATTGCTGCGGTAAAATCGTCTTGCGAGGAGGCACTTAAAGAATTGAAACAATGGATGAAGCCAGAAAAG GCCAAAACTTCAATGACAGCCTATCCTTCTTCAGCAGAAATTGTGTCAGAACCTCTGGGAGCTGTGTTGGTAATCTCAACTTGGAACTACCCGTTTT TGCTGTCAATTGATCCAGTAATAGGAGCTATTGCAGCTGGAAATGCTGTGGTATTGAAACCATCAGAAATTGCTCCAGTCACATCTTCACTGCTTTCAGAATTATTTGAGGAATATCTAGACAGCTCTGCTGTTAGAGTTGTCGAGGGAGCCGTTCCTGAAACGGCTGCATTACTTGAGCAGAAGTGGGACAAGATATTCTACACAG gcaGTCCAAGAGTAGGGCGCATTGTGATGACTGCTGCAGCAAAGCACCTTACTCCTGTTGTCCTAGAACTTGGAGGAAAGTGTCCAGTTGTTGTTGATTCTGATGTTGACTTACAA GTTACTGCAAGGAGGATTATAGCTGGGAAGTGGCAACTGAACAATGGACAAGCTTGTATTAGTGTTGATTATATCATAGCAACAAAAGATTTTGCCCCAAAGTTG ATAGATGCACTACGGAACGGAATAGAAGAATTTTTTGGAGCAGATCCAATGGAATCGAAATACATATCCCGTATTGTGAGTTCAAACCATTTTTCACGTTTGGAAAGACTCTTAGATGAGTACAAGGTTTTCAACAAAATTGTGGTTGGAGGCCAAAGGAATCAGAAGAAACT AAAGATCGCTCCAACCATATTCTTGGATGTTCCTGAAGACTCTCAACTGATGCAGGAAGAGATATTTGGGCCATTGCTTCCTATTATCACT GTTGAAAATGTGAAAGACAGTATTGATCTGATAAATTCGAAACCAGAGCCTCTTGTCGCATATCTCTTCACCAATAACCAGAAGCTAAGGAATGACTTCGTGCAAAATGTCTCCTGTGGAGGAATGGTTATCAATGACACCGTGCTGCAT GTTACAGTTTCCAGTTTACCCTTTGGAGGAGTTGGGGAGAGTGGAATGGGATCATACCAtggtaaattttcttttgatgctTTCAGTCACAAGAAGGCAGTTCTATACAGAAGTTTTAGTGGAGATTCACCTGTCAGATACCCACCATATACACCAGAAAATAAGAAGTTGATGAGGGCTGTGATGAATGGTGgcatatttgatataattcttGCTTTGATGGGATGGTCTAGAGATTGA
- the LOC7479171 gene encoding uncharacterized protein LOC7479171 isoform X1 — protein sequence MKAKQSKAKMLPLKLVRSLVLGETINNPPPLLSHHHHHKDINTSYTHTSSDNNTDTTKTRAKTKTKTKTKTKTPLLLFLPNKELVTDTYRLTKIARDMGMDLYPTPSLSHIIFSYPSSCTSPSTSTSTPCTSSVSLSWTSTSSLLHLPNNAIPLPFPSLYSSSLTHLRSFVSLSKGLFKLAFINSKHTNKVMGGYESDSLYDSNWDCCSFSLFWRLTGDRIDSMDKFSRALAGVGWTLFKTKENNTPSDGIGGSKMVYLFRKVDSKPVYVVSRGNGGECRIRELRLPALDFRNTPLRILHYILLMTDDIFYLS from the coding sequence atgaaagcaaagcaaagcaaagcaaagatGCTCCCACTAAAGCTGGTACGCTCTCTGGTCTTAGGAGAAACCATCAACAACCCTCCTCCTCTCCTTtcccaccatcaccatcacaaAGATATCAACACCAGCTACACCCACACCAGCAGCGACAATAATACAGACACAACAAAAACGAGAGCCAAGACGAAGACGAAGACGAAGACGAAGACAAAGACCCCACTACTTCTGTTCTTGCCAAATAAAGAACTTGTTACAGATACATACAGACTAACCAAGATTGCAAGAGACATGGGCATGGACTTATATCCAACACCATCTCTTTCTCACATTATTTTCTCATACCCATCATCATGTACATCACCATCGACATCGACATCAACTCCATGTACATCATCAGTATCGTTATCATGGACATCAACATCATCTTTGTTGCATTTACCAAACAATGCCATTCCTTTACCATTCCCTTCACTTTACTCTTCTTCTTTAACCCATCTTCGCTCATTTGTTTCACTCTCAAAAGGGTTGTTCAAGCTTGCGTTTATCAACTCAAAACACACCAATAAAGTTATGGGTGGATATGAAAGCGACAGTCTTTATGATAGTAACTGGGATTGttgttcattttctttgttttggaggTTAACTGGTGATAGAATTGATTCCATGGATAAATTTTCAAGGGCTTTAGCTGGTGTTGGATGGACTCTTTTCAAGACCAAGGAAAATAACACACCAAGTGATGGAATTGGAGGCAGCAAGATGGTGTATTTGTTTAGGAAAGTGGACTCAAAGCCTGTTTATGTGGTGTCACGAGGAAATGGCGGGGAGTGTAGGATAAGGGAATTGAGGTTGCCTGCTTTGGATTTTAGAAATACTCCTTTGAGGATCTTGCATTACATACTTCTCATGACTGATGATATCTTCTACCTTTCATAA
- the LOC7479171 gene encoding uncharacterized protein LOC7479171 isoform X2, with product MVWFLLVTIKQHKDNNKESIDVKIENDELFHRYLVCGAMNFGVGFMSTCSLIDSVICIKSFSLKPQCYSTANNQVVDRVEREGACNGVINCMKGWRLFVHRTLKYNN from the exons ATGGTGTGGTTCTTGTTggtaacaatcaaacaacacaaGG ACAATAATAAAGAATCAATCGACGTGAAGATTGAAAATGACGAGCTTTTTCATCGATACCTTGTATGCGGAGCCATGAACTTTGGTGTGGGTTTTATGTCTACTTGCAGTCTGATTGATTCAGTGATTTGCATAAAGAGCTTTTCATTGAAGCCACAATGTTATAGTACTGCTAATAATCAG GTGGTGGACAgggtggagagagagggagcCTGTAATGGAGTCATAAATTGCATGAAGGGATGGAGGCTATTTGTTCATAGGACTTTGAAGTACAATAACTAA